Proteins from a single region of Thunnus maccoyii chromosome 23, fThuMac1.1, whole genome shotgun sequence:
- the LOC121890409 gene encoding uncharacterized protein LOC121890409, with protein sequence MFFVLQPNTLSFKQHPSHTLTLTLTHTHTHTHTHTVGSGLYSVSILARLSRAAVMARCRSYLRGLDICVTVLLLVSGVVMIGVGFSTIHSSIPELFDQLSSSDGLLVLQVFGPLTVLLSVLGVCAASLDLKPLLLVFSALIFVEFVALMVVASPLVQVQAQMDSEVEEVFLNNTPLHRAELGIQEELIKLQNSDSCCGLRSFDDWETHLPPSCICTPPSSHPSTLLSSQAGNSSSQEPCVLVDNDLSPLTPQNTNKVWVHSKPCGPILKSYLSFPIKLRIGIISAFATIAMAAIALSLALGLEEYWKTPPVETTVDDFNRVKYQPKPSMT encoded by the exons ATGTTCTTCGTTCTGCAGCCAAACACTCTGAGCTTTAAACaacatccatcacacacactcacactcacactcacacacacacacacacacacacacacacacacagtcggcTCTGGTCTTTACTCTGTTTCTATTTTAGCTCGACTCTCTCGGGCGGCGGTCATGGCTCGCTGCAGGAGTTACTTGCGAGGACTCGACATCTGTGTCACTGTGCTGCTACTG GTGTCTGGTGTGGTCATGATCGGCGTCGGCTTTTCCACCATCCATAGCAGCATACCAGAG ctgtTCGACCAGCTGTCCAGCAGCGATGGTTTACTGGTCCTGCAGGTGTTTGGCCCGCTCACCGTGcttttgtctgttctgggcgTCTGCGCTGCTTCTTTGGACCTCAAACCTCTTCTGCTGgtg TTTTCTGCTCTGATATTCGTGGAGTTTGTGGCTCTGATGGTTGTTGCCTCACCGCTGGTTCAGGTTCAAGCTCAG ATGGACAGCGAAGTGGAGGAGGTGTTTCTCAACAACACTCCTCTTCACAGAGCAGAACTTGGCATCCAGGAAGAACTAATAAAACTTCAGAACTCG GATTCTTGTTGTGGTTTGAGGAGTTTTGATGACTGGGAGActcatcttcctccctcctGCATCTGCACGCCTCCCTCATCCCACCCGTCCACCCTGCTGAG CTCTCAGGCCGGTAACTCCAGCTCACAGGAGCCCTGTGTTTTGGTGGATAATGACCTTTCACCTCTGACcccacaaaacacaaataaagtgTGGGTTCACTCCAAG CCATGTGGTCCCATCCTGAAGAGCTACCTGAGCTTCCCCATCAAACTCAGGATAGGAATTATTTCAGCCTTCGCCACCATTGCG ATGGCGGCCATAGCTCTGTCCCTGGCGTTGGGTCTGGAGGAATACTGGAAGACACCTCCAGTAGAAACAACAGTCGACGACTTCAACAGAGTGAAATACCAACCCAAACCCTCCATgacctga
- the LOC121890411 gene encoding tetraspanin-8-like, with product MAVNKCIKYLLFFFNFLFWVSGCIILGVSIYLKVSKDGNRITNESLPGIDLMIAIGVIIMLLGFLGCCGAIRENRCMLLLFFISLLVIFILLLAAGILGAVGEKKVKDWVKERLEKLTPLSKQTDDVKKDLENLQQNLKCCGLVNGASDWDVVPNSCRCNATDTDCKSGVYSTPCATQIIRLMEKHMEVVVGIAFAIAILLIAGMVFAMILYCQIGRKDAATTA from the exons gtgagTGGCTGCATCATCCTGGGTGTGTCCATCTACCTGAAAGTCAGCAAGGATGGAAACCGG ATCACCAATGAATCTCTTCCCGGCATCGACCTGATGATCGCCATCGGAGTGATCATCATGCTGCTCGGCTTCCTCGGCTGCTGCGGCGCCATCAGAGAGAACCGCtgcatgctgctgctg TTCTTCATCAGCCTCCTCgtcatcttcatcctcctgcTGGCGGCGGGCATCCTGGGAGCCGTGGGCGAGAAGAAG GTGAAGGATTGGGTGAAGGAGCGTCTGGAAAAACTGACCCCGTTGTCCAAGCAAACAGACGATGTGAAGAAAGACCTGGAGAATCTGCAGCAGAac CTGAAGTGTTGTGGACTTGTGAACGGAGCGTCAGACTGGGACGTAGTCCCTAACTCCTGTCGCTGCAACGCCACCGATACAGACTGCAAGTCTGGCGTCTACTCCACG CCCTGCGCCACCCAAATCATCCGTCTGATGGAGAAACAcatggaggtggtggtgggaaTCGCATTCGCCATCGCCATCCTGCtg ATCGCCGGCATGGTCTTCGCCATGATTCTCTACTGTCAGATCGGCAGGAAGGACGCCGCCACCACTGCCTGA